The proteins below come from a single Kitasatospora sp. NBC_00315 genomic window:
- a CDS encoding ABC transporter permease produces MPDIHDEGGFERHPKPGLDHLDYAGEQGRAVEEETLIEPDPAKREEARSLWGDAWRDLRRRPIFLISAVLILLLVIMSIFPGLFTDTNPRAANLVNNYLKRPDWTDFFGGGWFGYDGQGRSIYARVVYGARASITVGICVTAGVTLLGGLTGMVAGYFGGTVDAVISRIIDIFFGIPLLLGALVLLGAFHARTVWSVVIALAVLGWTQIARVMRGAVLTVKQSDYVVAGKALGAGTSRLMFRHILPNAIAPVIVVATIALGGYIATEATLSFLGIGLQDPTISWGIDISSAQKVIRTAPFVLFFPAAALSITVLAFIMLGDAVRDALDPKLR; encoded by the coding sequence ATGCCTGACATCCACGACGAGGGCGGATTCGAGCGGCATCCCAAGCCCGGACTCGACCACCTGGACTACGCGGGCGAGCAGGGCCGGGCAGTCGAAGAGGAAACGCTGATCGAGCCGGACCCGGCCAAACGCGAGGAGGCCCGCAGCCTCTGGGGCGACGCCTGGCGGGATCTGCGGCGGCGGCCGATCTTCCTGATCTCGGCCGTGCTCATCCTGCTCCTGGTGATCATGTCGATCTTCCCCGGACTGTTCACCGACACCAATCCGCGCGCCGCCAACCTGGTCAACAACTACCTCAAGCGGCCGGACTGGACGGACTTCTTCGGCGGCGGCTGGTTCGGCTACGACGGCCAGGGCCGCTCGATCTACGCCCGGGTGGTCTACGGTGCGCGTGCCTCGATCACCGTCGGCATCTGCGTGACCGCCGGCGTCACCCTGCTCGGCGGCCTGACCGGCATGGTGGCCGGGTACTTCGGCGGCACCGTCGACGCGGTGATCTCCCGGATCATCGACATCTTCTTCGGCATCCCGCTGCTGCTCGGCGCCCTGGTGCTGCTGGGCGCCTTCCACGCCCGGACGGTGTGGAGCGTGGTGATCGCGCTCGCCGTCCTCGGCTGGACCCAGATCGCCCGGGTGATGCGCGGCGCCGTGCTGACCGTCAAACAGTCCGACTACGTGGTGGCGGGCAAGGCGCTGGGCGCGGGCACGAGCCGGCTGATGTTCCGGCACATCCTGCCGAACGCGATCGCCCCGGTGATCGTGGTCGCCACCATCGCACTCGGCGGGTACATCGCCACCGAGGCGACGCTGAGCTTCCTTGGCATCGGCCTGCAGGACCCGACCATCTCCTGGGGCATCGACATCTCCTCGGCCCAGAAGGTCATCCGTACCGCCCCGTTCGTCCTGTTCTTCCCGGCCGCCGCGCTGTCGATCACCGTGCTGGCCTTCATCATGCTGGGCGATGCGGTGCGCGACGCCCTCGACCCGAAGCTGCGCTGA
- a CDS encoding ABC transporter permease, translated as MGSYVLRRVLQMIPVFFGSTLLIFLMVYSLPGDPIAALFGDKAADPAVVANLRHQYYLDQPVWKQYLHYMGNLFQGDFGTSFTGRSVTDIMADAFPVTIRLALMAFVFELVVGLTLGVVSGLRRGSIPDTLVLVLTLVVISIPVFVLAYIAQTIFATNLGWVTPTVQDSTDLSQLILPAIVLGSLSLAYVARLTRTSIGENLRADYIRTATAKGLPRRTIITRHLLRNSLIPVVTFLGTDLGALMGGAIVTEGIFNVQGIGNVLYRAIRQKEGPTVVGIVTVLVIVYLVASLIVDLLYAVLDPRIRYA; from the coding sequence ATGGGCAGCTACGTACTCCGGCGAGTGCTGCAGATGATCCCGGTGTTCTTCGGCTCGACACTGCTGATCTTCCTGATGGTCTACTCCCTGCCGGGCGACCCGATCGCCGCGCTGTTCGGCGACAAGGCCGCGGACCCGGCGGTGGTGGCCAACCTGCGGCACCAGTACTACCTCGACCAGCCGGTCTGGAAGCAGTACCTGCACTACATGGGCAACCTGTTCCAGGGCGACTTCGGGACGAGCTTCACCGGCCGCTCGGTCACCGACATCATGGCGGACGCGTTCCCGGTCACCATCCGACTGGCGCTGATGGCCTTCGTCTTCGAGCTGGTCGTCGGCCTCACCCTCGGCGTGGTCTCGGGCCTGCGTCGCGGCAGCATCCCGGACACCCTGGTGCTGGTCCTCACCCTGGTGGTGATCTCGATCCCGGTCTTCGTGCTGGCGTACATCGCCCAGACGATCTTCGCCACCAATCTCGGCTGGGTCACCCCGACGGTGCAGGACTCCACGGACCTGTCCCAGCTGATCCTGCCGGCCATCGTCCTCGGCTCACTCTCGCTGGCGTACGTCGCCCGGCTCACCCGCACCTCCATCGGCGAGAACCTGCGGGCCGACTACATCCGCACGGCGACCGCCAAGGGCCTGCCGCGCCGCACGATCATCACCCGCCACCTGCTGCGCAACTCGCTCATCCCGGTGGTCACCTTCCTCGGCACCGACCTGGGCGCCCTGATGGGCGGCGCGATCGTCACCGAGGGCATCTTCAACGTCCAGGGCATCGGCAACGTCCTGTACCGGGCGATCAGGCAGAAGGAGGGGCCCACCGTGGTCGGCATCGTGACCGTCCTGGTGATCGTCTACCTGGTCGCCAGCCTCATCGTGGACCTGCTCTACGCGGTCCTGGACCCGAGGATCCGTTATGCCTGA
- a CDS encoding ABC transporter substrate-binding protein, translating into MPAATPRVRWVLAGATSVALVASGCGSSGGGGSSSSDATKTFSYQSSEPQNPLQPANANEVGGGRILQNLFKGLVDYDPSNAKLRMQVADSIDTSDSQTFNVTLKSNWTFHDGTPVKSSNFVNAWNWAATTSNNQLSSSWFSDIAGYKDVHPESGVPTTNKMSGLTVVDDTHFTIKLTTKVSYFEYKLGYIAFSPLPDSFYNDPAAAGQNPVGNGPYQFVSWAHNSQVVTKAYANYQGVDKPKNGGVVFKMYTSAEAAYADLQSNNLDVMDQVPPSALATYKNDLGDRAVDSPQGAIQNIGFPLYQPDWAGADKAKVRQGLSMAIDRDTITKTVLQGSRASASAWVADGVEGYKAGNCGNFCTFNPTMAKQLITEGGGVPGNKLTITYNADGGHKEWVDAVCNSIRQNTGVDCAGDPKVDFKTARAAISGHTVTGAFRTGWVQDYPLNANFLADVYRTGAASNDFGYSSPEFDKLATQADQADSIQASATGYQQAEAVLQQDMPAIPLWYYRTNSGFSTNVQNVTFDSFGNPAWTEVEVKG; encoded by the coding sequence ATGCCCGCAGCCACCCCCCGTGTTCGATGGGTCCTCGCCGGCGCGACGTCCGTGGCCCTGGTGGCCAGCGGGTGTGGCAGCAGCGGGGGAGGCGGGAGCAGCTCGTCCGACGCCACCAAGACGTTCAGTTACCAGAGCAGTGAGCCGCAGAACCCGCTCCAACCCGCGAACGCGAACGAGGTCGGTGGCGGTCGCATCCTGCAGAACCTCTTCAAGGGCCTGGTCGACTACGACCCGAGCAACGCCAAGCTGCGGATGCAGGTGGCGGACTCGATCGACACCAGTGACTCGCAGACCTTCAACGTGACGCTGAAGTCCAACTGGACGTTCCACGACGGCACGCCGGTCAAGTCGAGCAACTTCGTCAACGCCTGGAACTGGGCCGCGACCACCAGCAACAACCAGCTCAGCAGCTCGTGGTTCTCCGACATCGCGGGCTACAAGGACGTCCACCCGGAGAGCGGGGTGCCCACCACGAACAAGATGTCCGGTCTCACGGTCGTGGACGACACCCACTTCACCATCAAGCTGACCACCAAGGTCTCGTACTTCGAGTACAAGCTGGGCTACATCGCGTTCTCGCCGCTGCCGGACAGCTTCTACAACGACCCGGCGGCGGCCGGCCAGAACCCGGTGGGCAACGGGCCGTACCAGTTCGTCAGCTGGGCCCACAACTCGCAGGTCGTGACGAAGGCGTACGCCAACTACCAGGGTGTGGACAAGCCGAAGAACGGCGGTGTCGTCTTCAAGATGTACACCAGCGCCGAGGCTGCCTACGCGGACCTCCAGTCCAACAACCTGGACGTGATGGACCAGGTGCCGCCGTCCGCGCTGGCGACCTACAAGAACGACCTCGGCGACCGTGCGGTCGACTCCCCGCAGGGCGCCATCCAGAACATCGGCTTCCCGCTCTACCAGCCCGACTGGGCCGGGGCGGACAAGGCGAAGGTCCGTCAGGGGCTCTCGATGGCGATCGACCGCGACACCATCACCAAGACGGTGCTGCAGGGCTCCCGCGCCTCCGCCTCGGCGTGGGTCGCCGACGGGGTCGAGGGCTACAAGGCCGGCAACTGCGGGAACTTCTGCACCTTCAACCCGACCATGGCGAAGCAGCTGATCACCGAGGGCGGCGGCGTCCCCGGGAACAAGCTGACCATCACCTACAACGCGGACGGCGGCCACAAGGAGTGGGTCGACGCGGTCTGCAACTCGATCCGCCAGAACACCGGGGTGGACTGCGCCGGCGACCCGAAGGTCGACTTCAAGACGGCCCGGGCCGCCATCTCCGGCCACACCGTCACCGGCGCCTTCCGTACCGGCTGGGTGCAGGACTACCCGCTGAACGCGAACTTCCTCGCCGACGTCTACCGCACCGGCGCCGCGTCCAATGACTTCGGCTACAGCAGCCCCGAGTTCGACAAGCTGGCGACCCAGGCCGACCAGGCGGACAGCATCCAGGCCTCGGCGACCGGATACCAGCAGGCCGAGGCGGTGCTCCAGCAGGACATGCCGGCCATCCCGCTCTGGTACTACCGCACGAACTCCGGCTTCTCCACCAACGTCCAGAACGTCACGTTCGACTCCTTCGGCAACCCGGCCTGGACCGAGGTCGAGGTCAAGGGCTGA
- a CDS encoding ABC transporter ATP-binding protein, which yields MAEPILEVKDLVKHYPLSQGILFKKQVGAVKAVDGISFDLKQGETLGIVGESGCGKSTLAKVLMNLEQATSGQVLFKGEDISKLSGGALKAVRRNIQMVFQDPYTSLNPRMTVGDIIGEPYEIHPEVAPKGDRRKAVQDLLDVVGLNPEYINRYPHQFSGGQRQRIGIARGLALKPEVIICDEPVSALDVSVQAQVINLLEQLQTEFNLSYMFIAHDLSIVRHISDRVGVMYLGKMVEIGTDEQIYEHATHPYTQALLSAVPVPDPTGREGRERIILSGDIPSPANPPSGCRFRTRCWKAEDRCATEVPLLTVPSLLDGPAAHDSACHFAEVTAVAAA from the coding sequence ATGGCTGAGCCCATCCTGGAGGTCAAGGACCTGGTCAAGCACTACCCGCTGTCCCAGGGCATCCTCTTCAAGAAGCAGGTCGGCGCGGTCAAGGCGGTCGACGGCATCAGCTTCGACCTCAAGCAGGGCGAGACGCTGGGCATCGTCGGCGAGTCCGGCTGCGGCAAGTCGACGCTGGCCAAGGTCCTGATGAACCTGGAGCAGGCCACCTCCGGTCAGGTGCTGTTCAAGGGCGAGGACATCTCCAAGCTCTCGGGCGGTGCGCTCAAGGCGGTGCGTCGCAACATCCAGATGGTGTTCCAGGACCCGTACACCTCGTTGAACCCCCGGATGACGGTGGGCGACATCATCGGGGAGCCGTACGAGATCCACCCGGAGGTGGCGCCGAAGGGCGACCGCCGCAAGGCGGTCCAGGATCTGCTGGACGTGGTGGGGCTGAACCCGGAGTACATCAACCGGTACCCGCACCAGTTCTCCGGCGGTCAGCGCCAGCGCATCGGCATCGCCCGGGGCCTCGCGCTGAAGCCGGAGGTGATCATCTGCGACGAGCCGGTCTCGGCGCTGGACGTCTCCGTGCAGGCGCAGGTGATCAACCTGCTGGAGCAGCTGCAGACCGAGTTCAACCTGTCGTACATGTTCATCGCGCACGACCTCTCCATCGTCCGGCACATCTCCGACCGGGTCGGCGTGATGTACCTCGGCAAGATGGTCGAGATCGGCACCGACGAGCAGATCTACGAGCACGCCACCCACCCGTACACCCAGGCCCTGCTCTCCGCGGTGCCGGTGCCGGACCCGACCGGCCGCGAGGGCCGCGAGCGGATCATCCTCTCCGGGGACATCCCCTCGCCGGCCAACCCGCCCTCGGGCTGCCGCTTCCGCACCCGCTGCTGGAAGGCCGAGGACCGCTGCGCGACCGAGGTCCCGCTGCTCACGGTGCCGTCGCTGCTGGACGGCCCGGCGGCGCACGACTCCGCCTGCCACTTCGCCGAGGTCACGGCGGTGGCCGCCGCCTGA
- a CDS encoding ABC transporter ATP-binding protein: MTTVTDPQTAPASGRLTPGTPLLEVKDLHVEFVTRDGIAKAVNGVNYSVSAGETLAVLGESGSGKSVTAQTIMGILDMPPGRVTSGEILFRGRDMLKMGNEERRKLRGQKIAMIFQDALSSLNPVLSVGYQLGEMFRVHQGASRKEAKAKAIELMERVRIPAARQRVGDYPHQFSGGMRQRIMIAMALALEPDLIIADEPTTALDVTVQAQVMDLLAELQAEFNMGLILITHDLGVVADVADKIAVMYAGRIVETAPVHELYANPAHPYTKGLLRSIPRLDQKGQELYAIKGLPPNLLKVPAGCAFNPRCDVATDLCRTDIPALHQVTDKDGAEIAGRRSACHLWKETLHG; encoded by the coding sequence ATGACCACCGTCACTGACCCACAGACCGCCCCTGCGAGCGGGCGCCTCACCCCCGGCACCCCGCTGCTGGAGGTCAAGGACCTGCACGTCGAGTTCGTCACCCGGGACGGCATCGCCAAGGCCGTCAACGGCGTGAACTACTCCGTCTCGGCCGGCGAGACCCTCGCCGTGCTCGGCGAGTCCGGCTCCGGCAAGTCCGTCACCGCGCAGACCATCATGGGCATCCTCGACATGCCTCCGGGTCGTGTCACCTCGGGCGAGATCCTCTTCCGCGGCCGGGACATGCTCAAGATGGGCAACGAGGAGCGCCGCAAGCTGCGCGGCCAGAAGATCGCGATGATCTTCCAGGACGCGCTCTCCTCGCTCAACCCGGTGCTGAGCGTGGGCTACCAGCTCGGCGAGATGTTCCGGGTGCACCAGGGCGCCTCCCGCAAGGAGGCGAAGGCCAAGGCCATCGAGTTGATGGAGCGGGTCCGGATCCCGGCCGCGAGGCAGCGGGTGGGCGACTACCCGCACCAGTTCTCGGGCGGTATGCGCCAGCGCATCATGATCGCGATGGCGCTGGCCCTGGAGCCGGATCTGATCATCGCGGACGAGCCCACCACCGCGCTGGACGTCACCGTCCAGGCGCAGGTGATGGACCTGCTCGCGGAGCTCCAGGCCGAGTTCAACATGGGCCTGATCCTGATCACCCACGACCTCGGCGTGGTCGCGGACGTCGCGGACAAGATCGCGGTGATGTACGCGGGCCGGATCGTCGAGACCGCGCCGGTGCACGAGCTGTACGCGAACCCGGCGCACCCGTACACCAAGGGCCTGCTCCGCTCGATCCCGCGCCTGGACCAGAAGGGCCAGGAGCTCTACGCGATCAAGGGCCTGCCGCCGAACCTGCTGAAGGTGCCGGCCGGCTGTGCGTTCAACCCGCGCTGTGACGTGGCCACCGACCTGTGCCGTACCGACATCCCGGCTCTGCACCAGGTCACGGACAAGGACGGCGCCGAGATCGCCGGCCGCCGCAGCGCCTGCCACCTCTGGAAGGAGACCCTCCATGGCTGA
- a CDS encoding ABC transporter permease has product MPDVIEKNAKIPAQAGSPENAPVKAEKARSLGSDAWEELRRKPIFLISAALILVLVVMTIAPGLFTSVDPRAGDLRAHYLTHPHYTHFFQGDWFGYDGQGRSIYSRVVHGARASIIVGICVTAAVTVVGGLVGMLAGYFGGWIDTLLSRVTDIFFGIPLLLGCLVILNAFTDRTVWSVVFALTAIGWTQMARVMRGSVITVKQADYVTAAKALGAGTRRILLKHILPNAIAPVIVVSTIALGGYIATEATLSFLGIGLQDPTISWGIDINSAQKAIRTAPFVLFFPAGMLSVTVLAFIMLGDAVRDALDPKLR; this is encoded by the coding sequence ATGCCTGACGTGATCGAGAAGAACGCGAAGATCCCGGCCCAGGCCGGATCGCCCGAGAACGCCCCGGTCAAGGCCGAGAAGGCCCGCAGCCTCGGCTCGGACGCCTGGGAGGAGCTGCGGCGCAAGCCGATCTTCCTGATCTCGGCCGCGCTGATCCTGGTACTGGTCGTGATGACCATCGCGCCGGGCCTGTTCACCTCGGTGGACCCGCGCGCCGGCGACCTGCGCGCCCACTACCTGACCCACCCGCACTACACCCACTTCTTCCAGGGTGACTGGTTCGGGTACGACGGCCAGGGCCGCTCCATCTACTCCCGGGTGGTGCACGGCGCGCGCGCCTCGATCATCGTCGGCATCTGCGTCACCGCCGCGGTGACCGTCGTCGGCGGCCTGGTCGGCATGCTCGCCGGCTACTTCGGCGGCTGGATCGACACCCTGCTGTCCCGCGTCACGGACATCTTCTTCGGCATCCCGCTGCTGCTCGGCTGCCTGGTGATCCTCAACGCCTTCACCGACCGCACGGTGTGGAGCGTGGTCTTCGCGCTCACCGCGATCGGCTGGACCCAGATGGCCCGCGTCATGCGCGGCTCGGTCATCACCGTCAAGCAGGCCGACTACGTGACGGCCGCGAAGGCGCTGGGCGCGGGTACGCGGCGGATCCTGCTCAAGCACATCCTGCCGAACGCGATCGCCCCGGTGATCGTGGTCTCCACCATCGCACTCGGCGGGTACATCGCCACCGAGGCGACGCTGAGCTTCCTGGGCATCGGTCTGCAGGACCCGACCATCTCCTGGGGCATCGACATCAACTCGGCCCAGAAGGCGATCCGTACCGCCCCGTTCGTCCTGTTCTTCCCCGCGGGCATGCTGAGCGTCACGGTCCTGGCGTTCATCATGCTCGGCGACGCGGTCCGCGACGCCCTCGACCCGAAGCTGCGCTGA
- a CDS encoding ABC transporter permease: MGRFVARRLLQMIPVFLGTTALIFLMVYALPGDQVRAMWGDKQPDPAQLASLKHKFGLDLPLWQQYLHYMGNLFTGNFGETLSGRQVSDVIGEAMPVTIRLALMAFGIEIVLGVALGLMAGLKRGKLADKGTLVLTLLLISIPVPVLGYLFQTIFADQLKWVTPTVQDSMNLGQLLLPAIVLGSLSLAYVARLSRTSIVENVRADYMRTAVAKGLPRRRIIGTHLLRNSMIPVITFLGTDLGALMGGAIVTEGIFNVKGVGNALFRAINQKEGATVVGFVVVLVLVYLFASLIVDLLYAVLDPRIRYA, translated from the coding sequence ATGGGGCGCTTTGTCGCGAGGCGACTGCTCCAGATGATCCCGGTGTTCCTCGGTACGACCGCGCTCATCTTTCTGATGGTGTACGCGCTGCCGGGTGACCAAGTCCGGGCGATGTGGGGCGACAAGCAGCCGGATCCGGCTCAGCTCGCTTCACTGAAGCACAAGTTCGGGTTGGACCTGCCGCTCTGGCAGCAGTACCTGCACTACATGGGCAACCTGTTCACGGGCAACTTCGGCGAGACGCTCTCCGGCCGCCAGGTCAGCGACGTCATCGGCGAGGCCATGCCGGTCACCATCCGGCTCGCCCTGATGGCCTTCGGCATCGAGATCGTCCTCGGTGTCGCGCTCGGCCTGATGGCCGGTCTGAAGCGCGGCAAGCTGGCGGACAAGGGCACCCTGGTCCTGACGCTGCTGCTGATCTCGATCCCGGTCCCGGTGCTCGGCTACCTGTTCCAGACGATCTTCGCGGACCAGCTGAAGTGGGTCACGCCCACCGTGCAGGACTCGATGAACCTCGGTCAGCTGCTGCTGCCCGCCATCGTCCTGGGCTCGCTGTCACTCGCGTACGTCGCCCGGCTGAGCCGTACCTCCATCGTGGAGAACGTCCGCGCGGACTACATGCGCACGGCGGTCGCCAAGGGCCTGCCGCGCCGCCGGATCATCGGCACCCACCTCCTGCGCAACTCGATGATCCCGGTCATCACCTTCCTCGGCACCGACCTCGGCGCCCTGATGGGCGGCGCGATCGTCACCGAGGGCATCTTCAACGTCAAGGGTGTCGGGAACGCGCTGTTCCGCGCGATCAACCAGAAGGAAGGCGCGACGGTCGTCGGGTTCGTGGTCGTTCTCGTCCTCGTCTACCTGTTCGCCAGCCTGATCGTCGACCTGCTCTACGCGGTCCTGGACCCGAGGATCCGGTATGCCTGA
- a CDS encoding ABC transporter substrate-binding protein yields the protein MRGASQAKWVVAAVAVALAATACGSGSTSGSSSSDGAVNAQGVYSYQGSEPQHPLQPANAMEVGGGRIVKNLFRGLVDYDPADGKLRNQVADKIDTTDAQHYSVTLKSGWTFHDGTPVTAASFVDAWNWSANTKNNQVNSNWFSDIAGYDAVHPEKGDPTADKMTGLKVVDDTHFTIDLTAPVSYFQYKLGYTAFSPLPTVFYTDPAKYGESPIGNGPYKFVSWEHNKAVTLATYDKYAGLDKPKNGGIVFKNYTAAEAAYKDLTSDNLDVLDQVDPTDLANYKTDLGDRAVDQPMGGITSIAFAMYNDAWKAPEKAKVRQGLSMAIDRDTITKTVLGGSRAAADSWVAPGVAGYKKGACGDACTYNPAKAKELIAAGGGVPDNKVTILYNADGGHKEWVDAVCNSIRQATGVECVGDPKPDFKSARDLIDGHKVTSIMRSAWQQDYPINANFLRDIYGTGASANDSLYSSPEFDKLSKEADAAASIDKTTELYGEAEAVLAKDMPSIPLWYYKTNSGWDKKVQNVKFDSFGDPVFTQVEVKK from the coding sequence ATGCGCGGTGCCAGCCAGGCCAAGTGGGTCGTTGCAGCTGTTGCTGTCGCCCTCGCCGCAACCGCTTGTGGCAGCGGCTCGACCAGCGGCAGCAGCAGCTCCGACGGTGCGGTCAACGCCCAGGGCGTCTACAGCTACCAGGGCAGCGAGCCGCAGCACCCGCTGCAGCCCGCGAACGCCATGGAGGTCGGTGGCGGCCGCATCGTCAAGAACCTCTTCCGCGGCCTGGTCGACTACGACCCCGCGGACGGCAAGCTGCGCAACCAGGTGGCCGACAAGATCGACACCACCGACGCCCAGCACTACTCGGTCACCCTGAAGTCGGGCTGGACCTTCCACGACGGCACCCCGGTGACCGCCGCGTCCTTCGTCGACGCCTGGAACTGGTCCGCCAACACCAAGAACAACCAGGTCAACAGCAACTGGTTCTCCGACATCGCCGGCTACGACGCCGTGCACCCGGAGAAGGGTGACCCGACCGCCGACAAGATGACCGGCCTCAAGGTCGTCGACGACACCCACTTCACCATCGACCTGACCGCCCCGGTCTCGTACTTCCAGTACAAGCTCGGCTACACGGCCTTCTCCCCGCTGCCGACGGTGTTCTACACCGACCCGGCCAAGTACGGCGAGAGCCCGATCGGCAACGGCCCCTACAAGTTCGTCTCGTGGGAGCACAACAAGGCCGTCACCCTCGCCACGTACGACAAGTACGCCGGCCTGGACAAGCCGAAGAACGGCGGCATCGTCTTCAAGAACTACACCGCCGCCGAGGCCGCCTACAAGGACCTCACCTCGGACAACCTGGACGTCCTCGACCAGGTCGACCCGACCGACCTCGCGAACTACAAGACGGACCTGGGCGACCGGGCCGTCGACCAGCCGATGGGTGGCATCACCTCCATCGCGTTCGCGATGTACAACGACGCCTGGAAGGCGCCGGAGAAGGCCAAGGTCCGTCAGGGCCTGTCGATGGCCATCGACCGCGACACCATCACCAAGACGGTGCTCGGCGGTTCGCGTGCCGCGGCCGACAGCTGGGTCGCCCCGGGCGTGGCCGGCTACAAGAAGGGTGCCTGCGGCGACGCGTGCACCTACAACCCGGCCAAGGCCAAGGAGCTCATCGCGGCCGGCGGCGGCGTGCCGGACAACAAGGTCACCATCCTGTACAACGCCGACGGCGGTCACAAGGAGTGGGTCGACGCGGTCTGCAACTCGATCCGCCAGGCCACCGGCGTCGAGTGCGTCGGCGACCCGAAGCCCGACTTCAAGTCGGCCCGTGACCTGATCGACGGTCACAAGGTCACCAGCATCATGCGCTCCGCCTGGCAGCAGGACTACCCGATCAACGCCAACTTCCTCCGTGACATCTACGGAACCGGCGCCTCGGCGAACGACTCGCTGTACTCCAGCCCGGAGTTCGACAAGCTGTCGAAGGAGGCCGACGCGGCCGCCAGCATCGACAAGACCACCGAGCTCTACGGCGAGGCCGAGGCCGTCCTGGCCAAGGACATGCCGTCCATCCCGCTCTGGTACTACAAGACCAACTCGGGCTGGGACAAGAAGGTCCAGAACGTCAAGTTCGACTCCTTCGGCGACCCGGTGTTCACCCAGGTCGAGGTCAAGAAGTAA